A region from the Microbacterium lacus genome encodes:
- a CDS encoding HAD-IIB family hydrolase, with product MPTPRLVAFDLDDTLAPSKSAIDPRIGELLVALAERVEVAIISGGQLEQFRVQVVDRLPSASADVLSHIHLLPTCGTQYYRIEDDEITTVYAHTLTDDEKARALAAVEGEARRLGLWESETWGDILEDRGSQITFSALGQRAPLDAKTAWDPTGSKKNALREAVAAVLPDLEVRSGGSTSVDITHRGIDKAYGMRRLSEQTGIELADMLFFGDRLDPDGNDYPVLALGVPCQAVEGWEDTAEHLDQLTPTLPARG from the coding sequence ATGCCGACTCCCCGCCTCGTCGCCTTCGACCTCGACGACACGCTCGCCCCCTCCAAGAGCGCGATCGATCCGCGGATCGGCGAACTCCTGGTCGCGCTGGCCGAGCGCGTCGAGGTGGCGATCATCTCGGGCGGTCAGCTCGAGCAGTTCCGCGTGCAGGTCGTCGATCGCCTGCCCTCGGCATCCGCCGACGTGCTTTCGCACATCCACCTGCTGCCGACATGCGGCACGCAGTACTACCGCATCGAGGACGACGAGATCACGACCGTCTACGCGCACACGCTGACGGACGACGAGAAAGCCCGCGCACTCGCGGCCGTCGAGGGCGAGGCCCGCCGGCTCGGTCTGTGGGAGTCAGAGACCTGGGGGGACATCCTCGAGGACCGCGGATCGCAGATCACGTTCTCCGCGCTCGGTCAGAGGGCGCCCCTGGACGCCAAGACCGCATGGGATCCCACCGGCAGCAAGAAGAACGCCCTCCGCGAGGCCGTCGCCGCCGTCCTTCCCGACCTCGAGGTCCGCTCGGGCGGATCGACCTCCGTCGACATCACCCACCGCGGCATCGACAAGGCGTACGGCATGCGCCGTCTCTCCGAACAGACCGGCATCGAGCTCGCGGACATGCTGTTCTTCGGCGACCGCCTCGACCCGGACGGCAACGACTATCCGGTTCTCGCGCTCGGGGTGCCCTGCCAGGCCGTCGAGGGCTGGGAGGACACCGCCGAGCACCTGGATCAGTTGACGCCGACCCTGCCCGCGAGAGGCTGA
- a CDS encoding alpha-hydroxy acid oxidase, protein MVKRQLAKPTELLELMQFKKPELDGRKRRLDSALTIHDLRAIAKRRTPKAAFDYTDGAAEAELSLARARQAFEDIEFHPGILKPAPDVDTSVEILGGPSALPFGIAPTGFTRLMQTEGESAGASAAGAAGIPFTLSTLGTTSIEDVKKANPHGRNWFQLYVMRDRDISYGLVRRAAAAGFDTLQFTVDTPVAGARLRDKRNGFAIPPQLTVGTIMNAIPRPWWWYDFLTTPKLEFASLSTTGGTVGELLNAAMDPTISYDDLDVIRSMWPGKIVVKGVQNVEDSVRLIDAGVDGIVLSNHGGRQLDRAPIPFHLLPHVVREVGRDATVMVDTGIMNGADIVASLALGAKFTLIGRAYLYGLMAGGRQGVDRTIAILRSEIERTMQLLGVASVAELEPGHVTQLARLVPVGQPLAGRVGVN, encoded by the coding sequence ATGGTCAAACGCCAACTCGCCAAACCGACCGAGCTGCTCGAGCTGATGCAGTTCAAGAAGCCCGAACTGGACGGTCGGAAGCGTCGCCTCGACTCCGCGCTCACGATCCACGATCTGCGTGCGATCGCCAAGCGGCGCACTCCCAAAGCGGCGTTCGACTACACGGACGGCGCCGCCGAGGCGGAGCTCTCGCTCGCCCGGGCCCGCCAGGCGTTCGAGGACATCGAATTCCACCCCGGCATCCTCAAACCCGCCCCGGACGTCGACACGTCCGTCGAGATCCTGGGCGGCCCGTCCGCGCTGCCGTTCGGCATCGCACCGACCGGATTCACCAGGCTCATGCAGACCGAGGGAGAGAGTGCCGGGGCGTCCGCGGCCGGTGCCGCCGGCATCCCCTTCACGCTCTCCACGCTCGGCACGACCTCCATCGAGGACGTGAAGAAGGCCAACCCGCACGGGCGCAACTGGTTCCAGCTCTACGTGATGCGCGATCGGGACATCTCCTATGGGCTCGTCCGGCGCGCGGCGGCGGCGGGGTTCGACACGCTGCAGTTCACGGTGGACACCCCGGTCGCGGGTGCTCGTCTGCGTGACAAGCGAAACGGCTTCGCGATCCCGCCGCAGCTGACGGTGGGCACGATCATGAACGCGATCCCGCGGCCGTGGTGGTGGTACGACTTCCTCACGACGCCGAAACTCGAGTTCGCGTCGCTCTCGACGACCGGAGGGACCGTCGGCGAACTGCTCAACGCCGCGATGGACCCGACGATCAGCTACGACGACCTCGACGTGATCCGCAGCATGTGGCCGGGCAAGATCGTCGTCAAGGGCGTCCAGAACGTCGAGGACTCCGTCCGCTTGATCGACGCAGGTGTCGACGGCATCGTCCTGTCCAACCACGGCGGTCGGCAACTCGACCGCGCGCCGATCCCGTTCCACCTCCTGCCCCACGTCGTGCGCGAAGTGGGACGAGATGCGACGGTGATGGTCGACACCGGGATCATGAACGGGGCCGACATCGTGGCCTCGCTCGCCCTCGGCGCGAAGTTCACGCTCATCGGCCGTGCGTATCTCTACGGGCTGATGGCCGGAGGGCGCCAGGGCGTGGATCGGACGATCGCGATCCTGCGCAGTGAGATCGAGCGCACGATGCAGCTCCTCGGCGTCGCTTCGGTCGCGGAGCTCGAGCCGGGCCACGTGACCCAGCTCGCGCGCCTGGTGCCGGTGGGTCAGCCTCTCGCGGGCAGGGTCGGCGTCAACTGA
- a CDS encoding FadR/GntR family transcriptional regulator, which yields MPEEARTWQVVLEKIESDLLDGVLAPGDRLPPERELASTLGVGRSSVREALRVLEVMGLLRTGTGSGPTAGAIIIATPQGGMSALLRLHVAAHGFPLDDVVATRLILEAAVVEILSADRTKSTQAALDIVDAMDADDLSAGEFLALDARLHLALAEASGNVVITAMMAGLRTSIETYVQAGAARIPDWPSTAARLRAEHRAILEAVDSADAASARTLIREHISGYYAEAGLART from the coding sequence GTGCCCGAAGAAGCGCGCACCTGGCAGGTCGTCCTCGAGAAGATCGAATCCGACCTTCTCGACGGCGTCCTCGCGCCCGGTGATCGACTCCCGCCCGAGCGCGAGCTCGCCTCGACGCTCGGCGTCGGAAGATCCAGTGTGCGCGAGGCGCTTCGGGTTCTGGAGGTCATGGGCCTGCTCCGCACCGGCACCGGCTCGGGCCCGACGGCGGGAGCGATCATCATCGCGACACCGCAGGGCGGGATGTCGGCCCTCCTGCGCCTGCACGTCGCAGCGCACGGCTTCCCGCTCGACGACGTGGTGGCCACACGCCTCATCCTCGAGGCGGCGGTCGTCGAGATCCTGAGTGCCGACCGCACGAAGTCGACGCAGGCGGCGCTGGACATCGTCGACGCGATGGATGCCGATGACCTGAGTGCAGGAGAGTTCCTGGCGCTGGACGCCCGGTTGCACCTCGCCCTCGCCGAGGCGTCGGGGAACGTGGTGATCACCGCGATGATGGCGGGGCTCCGCACCTCGATCGAGACCTACGTGCAGGCGGGCGCCGCGCGCATCCCTGACTGGCCGTCCACGGCGGCTCGTCTGCGCGCCGAGCACCGCGCCATCCTCGAGGCCGTCGACAGCGCAGACGCGGCGTCGGCGCGAACCCTGATCCGCGAGCACATCTCCGGCTATTACGCCGAAGCCGGCCTGGCCCGCACCTGA
- a CDS encoding type VII secretion system-associated protein, with the protein MTDALRAQAKANPGTWVYAIDPGFDPAGTVPPHGIVGAWQSDAQGELGEEFTPNPDYLPTPQARGWAEPSSPLERVLQLVLCGYLPNARLAEEFAASTVFTYGRPGDGIFLAPAQDGGRLAYAFTDADKAAASGSSDHQALTGADLAAALPEGVRIAVNPGAHVSAIVLPSAVLRS; encoded by the coding sequence GTGACGGACGCCCTGCGTGCACAGGCGAAAGCCAATCCCGGTACGTGGGTATACGCGATCGATCCCGGGTTCGACCCCGCGGGCACCGTGCCGCCCCACGGGATCGTCGGGGCATGGCAGTCCGACGCGCAGGGGGAATTGGGGGAAGAGTTCACCCCCAATCCCGACTACCTGCCCACGCCGCAGGCGCGCGGTTGGGCGGAGCCCTCGTCACCACTCGAGCGTGTCCTGCAGCTGGTGCTGTGCGGATACCTGCCCAACGCCAGACTCGCCGAAGAATTCGCCGCGTCCACGGTCTTCACCTACGGTCGTCCTGGCGACGGGATCTTCTTGGCGCCGGCCCAGGATGGCGGCCGGCTCGCGTACGCCTTCACGGACGCCGACAAAGCCGCAGCATCCGGCTCTTCCGATCACCAGGCCCTCACCGGCGCCGACCTCGCGGCAGCGTTGCCCGAGGGCGTGCGCATCGCGGTGAACCCAGGCGCCCACGTTTCGGCCATCGTCCTGCCGTCAGCGGTGCTCCGCTCGTGA
- a CDS encoding scabin-related ADP-ribosyltransferase, with the protein MSGIKSVIRELKEAVLKGLGHTKDRLPGLADRLTDQFGTVRRGVDDVDVFEAPPALTGNSTDRVDRTSTELLFRADNRPPSVIFSEGFQVLDAGNNDLDHFVRTNAPSNFVSTSRDENLYRRWGSAWRYTVDAPGGIDVDATMPNGPFAPHQPAPEFEIAFQGGVPAENVVGANPVRPGGDLGEFIPNPNYSGGR; encoded by the coding sequence ATGAGTGGGATCAAGTCCGTCATCCGCGAACTGAAGGAAGCGGTCCTGAAGGGCCTCGGGCACACCAAGGACAGGCTTCCCGGGTTGGCGGACAGGCTCACCGATCAATTCGGCACGGTCCGCCGCGGCGTCGATGACGTCGACGTGTTCGAGGCACCCCCTGCGCTGACAGGCAACAGCACCGATCGAGTCGACCGCACATCGACGGAGCTGCTCTTCCGCGCCGACAATCGTCCGCCGAGCGTGATCTTCAGCGAAGGATTCCAGGTCCTGGACGCCGGCAACAACGACCTCGACCACTTCGTGCGCACCAACGCTCCATCCAACTTCGTCAGCACGTCGCGTGACGAGAATCTTTACCGTCGCTGGGGATCTGCGTGGCGGTACACCGTGGATGCCCCCGGTGGCATCGACGTCGATGCCACGATGCCCAATGGTCCGTTCGCTCCGCATCAACCGGCGCCGGAGTTCGAGATCGCGTTCCAGGGCGGGGTGCCCGCTGAGAACGTCGTCGGCGCGAACCCGGTCCGGCCGGGAGGCGACCTGGGCGAGTTCATTCCGAACCCCAATTACAGTGGTGGCAGATGA